Proteins from a single region of Anastrepha ludens isolate Willacy chromosome 5, idAnaLude1.1, whole genome shotgun sequence:
- the LOC128863027 gene encoding putative nuclease HARBI1: MDPSVYKELLEKVTPYIEKQNTLMRDAISPDERLSVTLRYLATGESYESLKFQSYISTASLSNIIIETCEALIKVLKDFISLPKSEEEWKTIASEFYELWNFPNCLGAVDGKHVNITKPPHSGAYYFNYKKTYSIVLMAIVNAKYQFIMVEAGANGRVSDGGVLGNTTFSAMYNDGKLKIPPPTKPPGFEKELPFVFVADDAFAQNEHFIKPYSQSGLTQHQQQYNYRLSRARRVVENAFGIISSRFRILLTTIHLSPEKASKIVLAICYLHNFLSTKSTESYLRMINDIGERSEPALMQIEKTKNRNSTTNAKEIRNSFCEYFNGVGSM, from the exons ATGGATCCTTCTGTATATAAGGAACTTTTGGAAAAAGTAACACCTtatatagaaaaacaaaacactctTATGCGAGACGCAATTTCGCCTGATGAACGTCTCTCTGTAACATTGAGGTATTTGGCAACTGGAGAGAGCtatgaaagtttgaaattccAGTCGTATATTTCAACTGCAAGTTTAAGCAACATAATTATTGAGACATGTGAAGCGTTGATTAAAGTTCTTAAAGATTTTATTTCA TTACCGAAAAGTGAAGAAGAATGGAAAACGATAGCTTCTGAATTTTATGAACTGTGGAATTTCCCGAATTGCCTTGGCGCTGTCGATGGAAAACATGTAAACATTACGAAACCACCGCACTCTGGAGCATACTATTTCAACTATAAGAAGACTTACAGTATTGTTTTGATGGCCATAGTCAATGCAAAATATCAATTTATAATGGTTGAAGCTGGAGCAAACGGAAGAGTGTCTGATGGTGGTGTTTTGGGAAATACGACATTTTCGGCTATGTATAATGACGGAAAATTGAAAATACCTCCCCCAACAAAGCCGCCTGGTTTTGAAAAGGAGCTGccgtttgtttttgtagcagatGACGCTTTTGCACAAAATGAACATTTTATAAAACCCTATAGCCAAAGTGGTCTAACTCAGCATCAACAACAATATAACTATCGTCTGTCACGGGCAAGAAGGGTGGTTGAAAACGCGTTTGGAATTATATCTTCCAGATTCAGAATACTGCTGACTACAATACATTTATCTCCCGAAAAGgcatcaaaaattgttttagcaATTTGCTATTTACATAACTTTTTAAGCACAAAAAGTACTGAATCTTATCTTCGAATGATAAATGATATAGGTGAAAGGTCGGAACCTGCTTTGATGCAaatagaaaaaaccaaaaatcggaATAGTACTACCAACGCCAAGGaaattcgaaactcattttgtgAATACTTTAATGGTGTCGGATCAATGtaa
- the LOC128863026 gene encoding uncharacterized protein LOC128863026, with translation MASRANKEIWKEFFEVYRSYPEIWKIKSEEYKNKIKKNAAYETLLEKYKEIDPKATVESLKYKINSIRSCYRRELKKLKQSEKSGAGVDDVYVSSLWYFDDLSFLEEQETQRTGLSSIENEEHEDTTFEDNAPAAKKAKTEFGKKEKEELLKKAVKALEDSTRPNDDASTFSSTWEVLFRKLDPTQQLFANKTIMEVLYQGALGQLNENSHQLFNVPNTRCSSRPLSSSDNSSTCFDKRTMQNRASTPFFYSDNSSTCFVASTVQNRPEYIISPPLPSPTQLISTPASQVQYTRFHSTVQPQQYQQISSINIQPQETINTQQYGNNTEYRTFSDLLNDSEYS, from the exons ATGGCATCGCGGGCAAACAAGGAAATTTGGAAGGAGTTCTTCGAAGTATATCGAAGCTATCCAGAAATCTGGAAAATTAAAAgtgaagaatataaaaataaaataaaaaagaatgctGCCTATGAAACACTTCTGGAAAAATATAAGGAGATAGATCCAAAAGCAACTGTGGaaagtttgaaatataaaataaactcaatTCGCTCATGTTATCGACgcgaactaaaaaaattaaagcaaagtgAGAAATCTGGAGCAGGAGTTGATGACGTATATGTGTCATCTTTGTGGTACTTTGAtgatctatcattcttggaagAACAAGAAACACAGAGGACTGGTTTGTCATCAATAGAAAATGAAGAACATGAGGACACTACTTTCGAAGAC aatgCACCTGCCgcaaaaaaagccaaaacagaatttggtaaaaaagaaaaagaagagttGCTTAAGAAAGCAGTCAAAGCTTTAGAAGATTCGACGCGGCCAAATGACGATGCGAGTACCTTCAGTTCGACTTGGGAAGTCCTGTTCAGGAAACTTGACCCTACTCAACAATTATTTGCGAATAAAACAATTATGGAGGTGTTGTACCAAGGAGCTTTGGGTCAGTTGAACGAAAACTCCCATCAATTGTTCAACGTACCAAACACAAGATGTTCATCAAGACCTCTTTCTTCTAGCGACAACTCGTCCACATGTTTTGATAAGCGAACAATGCAAAATCGTGCatcaacaccttttttttatAGCGACAACTCGTCCACATGTTTTGTTGCAAGTACAGTGCAAAATCGTCCGGAATACATTATTTCTCCCCCACTTCCGAGTCCAACGCAATTGATATCTACTCCTGCATCTCAAGTTCAGTACACCAGATTTCATAGCACAGTTCAGCCACAGCaatatcaacaaatttccaGCATTAATATACAACCACAGGAAACCATAAATACTCAACAATACGGAAACAACACAGAATATCGGACATTTTCGGACTTGCTAAACGACTCTGAATATTCTTaa